From the Dermochelys coriacea isolate rDerCor1 chromosome 26, rDerCor1.pri.v4, whole genome shotgun sequence genome, one window contains:
- the NUDT18 gene encoding 8-oxo-dGDP phosphatase NUDT18 isoform X2, which translates to MPHSDPSPALGGAPLFFLRAPKRGVGAEGWGYFGSKPPVGWSVSASLPPSPRNPPGTGEEQLNIWVWGEIGPSGAPIPLPPPPASRSLGPSGPPAPLCGRSGHHAPLPPQPSGALLSLRLVPLSRGVCCVAAMACGALAEELDAVLSGRGWEVQERYDSAPVPAHPVRVRKTACYIVLAVLLNDQNEVLMMQEAKHECYGTWYLPAGRMEPNETILEAMKREVKEETGLECEPLTLLAVEERGSVWIRYVFLARPTGGTLKAPHDADAESLQARWWDRESPALPLRARDILPLMDLAVRYRDSPSHPVILPEEMPCALICQRLLATFTNGAGDLWVLLSAVGAPHLPVSARTTSPCKIQNSIQAAACRLLKECCLLPQVTVRAHGVLGLQHLGKNAGKSDGVCFNVLLTVTQGGQSTQETPPELQGESFQWWKIEESNLRSRILQRLSSSAVVPIHSY; encoded by the exons ATGCCACACTCTGACCCCTCTCCCGCTCTCGGGGgtgcccccctttttttcttgCGCGCCCCAAAGAGAGGTGTCGGTGCAGAGGgttggggatattttgggagcaAA cctcccgTGGGCTGGAGCGTTTCAGCCTCCCTGCCGCCTTCGCCCAGAAACCCGCCTGGGACTGGGGAGGAGCAGTTGAATATTTGGGTGTGGGGAGAGATCGGCCCTTCTGGAGcccccatcccactgccccccccccccgcttcccgctCTCTGGGTCCCTCTGGTCCCCCAGCCCCGCTTTGTGGGCGCTCAGGCCACCATGCTCCCCTGCCACCACAGCCCTCTGGTGCCCTCCTGTCGCTGCGCCTTGTGCCACTGAGCCGTGGGGTTTGCTGTGTTGCAGCCATGGCCTGTGGCGCTCTGGCAGAGGAGCTGGACGCCGTGCTGAGCGGGCGGGGTTGGGAGGTGCAGGAGAGGTACGACTCTGCCCCCGTGCCCGCTCACCCGGTCAGAGTGCGGAAGACGGCCTGCTACATCGTCCTGGCTGTCCTGCTCAACGACCAG AACGAGGTGCTGATGATGCAGGAGGCCAAGCACGAGTGCTATGGGACATGGTACCTGCCTGCCGGGAGGATGGAGCCCAATGAGACCATCCTGGAGGCCATGAAGAGGGAGGTGAAGGAGGAGACGGGGCTGGAGTGTGAGCCTCTCACCCTGCTGGCAGTGGAAGAGAGAGGCTCCGTCTGGATTCGCTACGTCTTCCTCGCTCGGCCAACTG GTGGGACCTTGAAGGCACCCCATGATGCAGATGCTGAATCCCTCCAAGCCAGGTGGTGGGACAGAGAATCTCCTGCCCTTCCTCTGCGAGCTCGGGATATCCTGCCTCTTATGGACCTTGCTGTGCGATACCGAGACAGCCCATCCCACCCAGTGATCTTGCCGGAGGAGATGCCCTGTGCCTTGATCTGCCAGAGGCTCCTGGCTACGTTCACCAATGGTGCCGGTGACTTGTGGGTGCTGCTGAGTGCTGTAGGGGCCCCGCACCTGCCGGTGTCTGCCCGCACCACCTCCCCCTGCAAAATCCAAAACAGCATCCAAGCAGCAGCCTGCAGGCTGCTGAAGGAATGCTGCCTGCTACCGCAAGTGACTGTCCGGGCCCACGGggtcctggggctgcagcaccTGGGCAAGAATGCAGGGAAATCTGATGGCGTTTGCTTCAATGTGCTGCTCACTGTTACGCAGGGTGgccagagcacccaggagacgccACCAGAGCTGCAGGGTGAGAGCTTCCAGTGGTGGAAGATCGAGGAGAGCAACTTGAGAAGTAGAATCCTCCAGAGGCTCAGCTCTTCGGCCGTTGTTCCAATTCACAGCTACTGA
- the NUDT18 gene encoding 8-oxo-dGDP phosphatase NUDT18 isoform X1 yields MPHSDPSPALGGAPLFFLRAPKRGVGAEGWGYFGSKPPVGWSVSASLPPSPRNPPGTGEEQLNIWVWGEIGPSGAPIPLPPPPASRSLGPSGPPAPLCGRSGHHAPLPPQPSGALLSLRLVPLSRGVCCVAAMACGALAEELDAVLSGRGWEVQERYDSAPVPAHPVRVRKTACYIVLAVLLNDQNEVLMMQEAKHECYGTWYLPAGRMEPNETILEAMKREVKEETGLECEPLTLLAVEERGSVWIRYVFLARPTAPSDLQKCNIPVNPFRAPGTAAQTRSVFCLGGTLKAPHDADAESLQARWWDRESPALPLRARDILPLMDLAVRYRDSPSHPVILPEEMPCALICQRLLATFTNGAGDLWVLLSAVGAPHLPVSARTTSPCKIQNSIQAAACRLLKECCLLPQVTVRAHGVLGLQHLGKNAGKSDGVCFNVLLTVTQGGQSTQETPPELQGESFQWWKIEESNLRSRILQRLSSSAVVPIHSY; encoded by the exons ATGCCACACTCTGACCCCTCTCCCGCTCTCGGGGgtgcccccctttttttcttgCGCGCCCCAAAGAGAGGTGTCGGTGCAGAGGgttggggatattttgggagcaAA cctcccgTGGGCTGGAGCGTTTCAGCCTCCCTGCCGCCTTCGCCCAGAAACCCGCCTGGGACTGGGGAGGAGCAGTTGAATATTTGGGTGTGGGGAGAGATCGGCCCTTCTGGAGcccccatcccactgccccccccccccgcttcccgctCTCTGGGTCCCTCTGGTCCCCCAGCCCCGCTTTGTGGGCGCTCAGGCCACCATGCTCCCCTGCCACCACAGCCCTCTGGTGCCCTCCTGTCGCTGCGCCTTGTGCCACTGAGCCGTGGGGTTTGCTGTGTTGCAGCCATGGCCTGTGGCGCTCTGGCAGAGGAGCTGGACGCCGTGCTGAGCGGGCGGGGTTGGGAGGTGCAGGAGAGGTACGACTCTGCCCCCGTGCCCGCTCACCCGGTCAGAGTGCGGAAGACGGCCTGCTACATCGTCCTGGCTGTCCTGCTCAACGACCAG AACGAGGTGCTGATGATGCAGGAGGCCAAGCACGAGTGCTATGGGACATGGTACCTGCCTGCCGGGAGGATGGAGCCCAATGAGACCATCCTGGAGGCCATGAAGAGGGAGGTGAAGGAGGAGACGGGGCTGGAGTGTGAGCCTCTCACCCTGCTGGCAGTGGAAGAGAGAGGCTCCGTCTGGATTCGCTACGTCTTCCTCGCTCGGCCAACTG CACCCAGTGATCTGCAGAAATGTAACATCCCCGTCAACCCCTTCCGTGCCCCAGGCACTGCTGCCCAGACACGCTCTGTTTTCTGCCTAGGTGGGACCTTGAAGGCACCCCATGATGCAGATGCTGAATCCCTCCAAGCCAGGTGGTGGGACAGAGAATCTCCTGCCCTTCCTCTGCGAGCTCGGGATATCCTGCCTCTTATGGACCTTGCTGTGCGATACCGAGACAGCCCATCCCACCCAGTGATCTTGCCGGAGGAGATGCCCTGTGCCTTGATCTGCCAGAGGCTCCTGGCTACGTTCACCAATGGTGCCGGTGACTTGTGGGTGCTGCTGAGTGCTGTAGGGGCCCCGCACCTGCCGGTGTCTGCCCGCACCACCTCCCCCTGCAAAATCCAAAACAGCATCCAAGCAGCAGCCTGCAGGCTGCTGAAGGAATGCTGCCTGCTACCGCAAGTGACTGTCCGGGCCCACGGggtcctggggctgcagcaccTGGGCAAGAATGCAGGGAAATCTGATGGCGTTTGCTTCAATGTGCTGCTCACTGTTACGCAGGGTGgccagagcacccaggagacgccACCAGAGCTGCAGGGTGAGAGCTTCCAGTGGTGGAAGATCGAGGAGAGCAACTTGAGAAGTAGAATCCTCCAGAGGCTCAGCTCTTCGGCCGTTGTTCCAATTCACAGCTACTGA
- the NUDT18 gene encoding 8-oxo-dGDP phosphatase NUDT18 isoform X5: MMQEAKHECYGTWYLPAGRMEPNETILEAMKREVKEETGLECEPLTLLAVEERGSVWIRYVFLARPTAPSDLQKCNIPVNPFRAPGTAAQTRSVFCLGGTLKAPHDADAESLQARWWDRESPALPLRARDILPLMDLAVRYRDSPSHPVILPEEMPCALICQRLLATFTNGAGDLWVLLSAVGAPHLPVSARTTSPCKIQNSIQAAACRLLKECCLLPQVTVRAHGVLGLQHLGKNAGKSDGVCFNVLLTVTQGGQSTQETPPELQGESFQWWKIEESNLRSRILQRLSSSAVVPIHSY, encoded by the exons ATGATGCAGGAGGCCAAGCACGAGTGCTATGGGACATGGTACCTGCCTGCCGGGAGGATGGAGCCCAATGAGACCATCCTGGAGGCCATGAAGAGGGAGGTGAAGGAGGAGACGGGGCTGGAGTGTGAGCCTCTCACCCTGCTGGCAGTGGAAGAGAGAGGCTCCGTCTGGATTCGCTACGTCTTCCTCGCTCGGCCAACTG CACCCAGTGATCTGCAGAAATGTAACATCCCCGTCAACCCCTTCCGTGCCCCAGGCACTGCTGCCCAGACACGCTCTGTTTTCTGCCTAGGTGGGACCTTGAAGGCACCCCATGATGCAGATGCTGAATCCCTCCAAGCCAGGTGGTGGGACAGAGAATCTCCTGCCCTTCCTCTGCGAGCTCGGGATATCCTGCCTCTTATGGACCTTGCTGTGCGATACCGAGACAGCCCATCCCACCCAGTGATCTTGCCGGAGGAGATGCCCTGTGCCTTGATCTGCCAGAGGCTCCTGGCTACGTTCACCAATGGTGCCGGTGACTTGTGGGTGCTGCTGAGTGCTGTAGGGGCCCCGCACCTGCCGGTGTCTGCCCGCACCACCTCCCCCTGCAAAATCCAAAACAGCATCCAAGCAGCAGCCTGCAGGCTGCTGAAGGAATGCTGCCTGCTACCGCAAGTGACTGTCCGGGCCCACGGggtcctggggctgcagcaccTGGGCAAGAATGCAGGGAAATCTGATGGCGTTTGCTTCAATGTGCTGCTCACTGTTACGCAGGGTGgccagagcacccaggagacgccACCAGAGCTGCAGGGTGAGAGCTTCCAGTGGTGGAAGATCGAGGAGAGCAACTTGAGAAGTAGAATCCTCCAGAGGCTCAGCTCTTCGGCCGTTGTTCCAATTCACAGCTACTGA
- the NUDT18 gene encoding 8-oxo-dGDP phosphatase NUDT18 isoform X3, producing MACGALAEELDAVLSGRGWEVQERYDSAPVPAHPVRVRKTACYIVLAVLLNDQNEVLMMQEAKHECYGTWYLPAGRMEPNETILEAMKREVKEETGLECEPLTLLAVEERGSVWIRYVFLARPTAPSDLQKCNIPVNPFRAPGTAAQTRSVFCLGGTLKAPHDADAESLQARWWDRESPALPLRARDILPLMDLAVRYRDSPSHPVILPEEMPCALICQRLLATFTNGAGDLWVLLSAVGAPHLPVSARTTSPCKIQNSIQAAACRLLKECCLLPQVTVRAHGVLGLQHLGKNAGKSDGVCFNVLLTVTQGGQSTQETPPELQGESFQWWKIEESNLRSRILQRLSSSAVVPIHSY from the exons ATGGCCTGTGGCGCTCTGGCAGAGGAGCTGGACGCCGTGCTGAGCGGGCGGGGTTGGGAGGTGCAGGAGAGGTACGACTCTGCCCCCGTGCCCGCTCACCCGGTCAGAGTGCGGAAGACGGCCTGCTACATCGTCCTGGCTGTCCTGCTCAACGACCAG AACGAGGTGCTGATGATGCAGGAGGCCAAGCACGAGTGCTATGGGACATGGTACCTGCCTGCCGGGAGGATGGAGCCCAATGAGACCATCCTGGAGGCCATGAAGAGGGAGGTGAAGGAGGAGACGGGGCTGGAGTGTGAGCCTCTCACCCTGCTGGCAGTGGAAGAGAGAGGCTCCGTCTGGATTCGCTACGTCTTCCTCGCTCGGCCAACTG CACCCAGTGATCTGCAGAAATGTAACATCCCCGTCAACCCCTTCCGTGCCCCAGGCACTGCTGCCCAGACACGCTCTGTTTTCTGCCTAGGTGGGACCTTGAAGGCACCCCATGATGCAGATGCTGAATCCCTCCAAGCCAGGTGGTGGGACAGAGAATCTCCTGCCCTTCCTCTGCGAGCTCGGGATATCCTGCCTCTTATGGACCTTGCTGTGCGATACCGAGACAGCCCATCCCACCCAGTGATCTTGCCGGAGGAGATGCCCTGTGCCTTGATCTGCCAGAGGCTCCTGGCTACGTTCACCAATGGTGCCGGTGACTTGTGGGTGCTGCTGAGTGCTGTAGGGGCCCCGCACCTGCCGGTGTCTGCCCGCACCACCTCCCCCTGCAAAATCCAAAACAGCATCCAAGCAGCAGCCTGCAGGCTGCTGAAGGAATGCTGCCTGCTACCGCAAGTGACTGTCCGGGCCCACGGggtcctggggctgcagcaccTGGGCAAGAATGCAGGGAAATCTGATGGCGTTTGCTTCAATGTGCTGCTCACTGTTACGCAGGGTGgccagagcacccaggagacgccACCAGAGCTGCAGGGTGAGAGCTTCCAGTGGTGGAAGATCGAGGAGAGCAACTTGAGAAGTAGAATCCTCCAGAGGCTCAGCTCTTCGGCCGTTGTTCCAATTCACAGCTACTGA
- the NUDT18 gene encoding 8-oxo-dGDP phosphatase NUDT18 isoform X4: MACGALAEELDAVLSGRGWEVQERYDSAPVPAHPVRVRKTACYIVLAVLLNDQNEVLMMQEAKHECYGTWYLPAGRMEPNETILEAMKREVKEETGLECEPLTLLAVEERGSVWIRYVFLARPTGGTLKAPHDADAESLQARWWDRESPALPLRARDILPLMDLAVRYRDSPSHPVILPEEMPCALICQRLLATFTNGAGDLWVLLSAVGAPHLPVSARTTSPCKIQNSIQAAACRLLKECCLLPQVTVRAHGVLGLQHLGKNAGKSDGVCFNVLLTVTQGGQSTQETPPELQGESFQWWKIEESNLRSRILQRLSSSAVVPIHSY, translated from the exons ATGGCCTGTGGCGCTCTGGCAGAGGAGCTGGACGCCGTGCTGAGCGGGCGGGGTTGGGAGGTGCAGGAGAGGTACGACTCTGCCCCCGTGCCCGCTCACCCGGTCAGAGTGCGGAAGACGGCCTGCTACATCGTCCTGGCTGTCCTGCTCAACGACCAG AACGAGGTGCTGATGATGCAGGAGGCCAAGCACGAGTGCTATGGGACATGGTACCTGCCTGCCGGGAGGATGGAGCCCAATGAGACCATCCTGGAGGCCATGAAGAGGGAGGTGAAGGAGGAGACGGGGCTGGAGTGTGAGCCTCTCACCCTGCTGGCAGTGGAAGAGAGAGGCTCCGTCTGGATTCGCTACGTCTTCCTCGCTCGGCCAACTG GTGGGACCTTGAAGGCACCCCATGATGCAGATGCTGAATCCCTCCAAGCCAGGTGGTGGGACAGAGAATCTCCTGCCCTTCCTCTGCGAGCTCGGGATATCCTGCCTCTTATGGACCTTGCTGTGCGATACCGAGACAGCCCATCCCACCCAGTGATCTTGCCGGAGGAGATGCCCTGTGCCTTGATCTGCCAGAGGCTCCTGGCTACGTTCACCAATGGTGCCGGTGACTTGTGGGTGCTGCTGAGTGCTGTAGGGGCCCCGCACCTGCCGGTGTCTGCCCGCACCACCTCCCCCTGCAAAATCCAAAACAGCATCCAAGCAGCAGCCTGCAGGCTGCTGAAGGAATGCTGCCTGCTACCGCAAGTGACTGTCCGGGCCCACGGggtcctggggctgcagcaccTGGGCAAGAATGCAGGGAAATCTGATGGCGTTTGCTTCAATGTGCTGCTCACTGTTACGCAGGGTGgccagagcacccaggagacgccACCAGAGCTGCAGGGTGAGAGCTTCCAGTGGTGGAAGATCGAGGAGAGCAACTTGAGAAGTAGAATCCTCCAGAGGCTCAGCTCTTCGGCCGTTGTTCCAATTCACAGCTACTGA